In the Gammaproteobacteria bacterium genome, one interval contains:
- a CDS encoding ABC transporter substrate-binding protein, with amino-acid sequence MKRIFTFMLLLVVWPVFAAMGPEQLIKQTSDKVLAEIKANADVYQSDPERIYQLVDDVVLPHFDFSAMTDLALGKYKDKVNGEQRPTIVNEFRSLLVRTYSSALLEYTDQELIYLPMEGVESDGIVTVRTEIEQAGGFPIPINYTLRLGDEGWKVFDISVDDVSLVTNYRSSFARAIKKDGVDGLIKTLQDRNQEQ; translated from the coding sequence GTGAAAAGAATTTTCACGTTCATGCTGTTACTGGTGGTGTGGCCTGTCTTCGCCGCGATGGGGCCCGAGCAACTGATCAAGCAAACCTCGGACAAGGTGCTGGCAGAAATCAAGGCCAATGCGGATGTTTACCAGAGTGATCCGGAGCGGATTTACCAGCTGGTTGATGACGTGGTGTTACCGCATTTTGACTTTTCCGCAATGACGGATCTCGCGCTCGGGAAATACAAGGATAAAGTTAACGGCGAGCAAAGGCCAACGATCGTCAATGAGTTCCGCTCCCTGTTGGTGCGCACCTACAGTTCCGCCTTGCTCGAATACACCGACCAGGAACTCATCTACCTGCCGATGGAAGGTGTCGAGAGCGACGGTATTGTCACCGTCAGGACTGAAATTGAACAGGCAGGCGGATTTCCGATACCCATCAACTACACGCTGCGCCTCGGCGATGAAGGCTGGAAGGTGTTTGATATCAGTGTTGACGATGTCAGCCTGGTTACCAATTACCGCTCGAGCTTCGCCCGCGCGATTAAAAAGGACGGTGTGGATGGGTTGATCAAAACCCTTCAGGATCGCAACCAGGAGCAGTAG
- a CDS encoding calcium/sodium antiporter, with the protein MLSLLSHIAAVLAGLALLIWSADKFVEGAAAMAHLLGVSVMIIGITIVGFGTSAPEIVVSIVAVLQDTPDIAIGNALGSNIANIGLILGITAILAPIPIATRLFKAEYPLLALATVLMTWSLFDLTLDIVDGFALFGLLLLSLHYLIREHRRNPAAYAREEHAQEEMIHDMKMPAAIGWLLLGLVVLVGSSKLLVWGASNIAQTLGVSELIIGLTIVALGTSLPELAASIASLKKGKPDLAIGNVIGSNLFNSLAVIGLPALFTTFSIDAAARARDLPIAIGLTLVLLLMSRFPAAIPRHLTRVKGIFLFAAFVIYQLYLYYQAAAG; encoded by the coding sequence ATGTTGAGCTTGCTTAGCCACATTGCAGCCGTCCTCGCTGGATTGGCATTGCTTATCTGGAGCGCAGACAAATTTGTCGAGGGCGCCGCGGCCATGGCGCACTTACTGGGCGTTTCGGTCATGATCATCGGCATCACGATCGTGGGATTCGGCACTTCCGCGCCCGAGATCGTGGTTTCCATTGTCGCGGTCCTGCAAGACACGCCCGATATTGCAATCGGTAACGCGCTCGGCTCCAACATCGCCAATATCGGTTTGATTCTGGGTATCACGGCCATCCTGGCTCCGATTCCGATCGCAACCCGGCTGTTCAAAGCCGAGTACCCATTGCTGGCGCTCGCCACGGTGTTGATGACCTGGAGTCTTTTCGATTTAACGCTCGATATCGTGGATGGTTTCGCCCTGTTCGGCTTGTTGCTGCTGAGCCTACACTATTTGATACGCGAACACCGACGCAATCCGGCAGCGTATGCCAGGGAGGAACATGCGCAGGAGGAAATGATCCATGATATGAAGATGCCCGCGGCAATCGGCTGGTTGTTGCTGGGATTGGTGGTGCTGGTCGGCAGCTCCAAGCTGCTGGTCTGGGGCGCATCCAATATCGCGCAAACCCTGGGTGTCAGTGAATTGATCATCGGCCTGACGATTGTCGCACTGGGCACAAGCCTGCCCGAGCTCGCGGCTTCGATCGCAAGCCTGAAAAAAGGCAAGCCCGATCTGGCAATAGGCAATGTCATCGGTTCCAACCTGTTCAATTCACTTGCGGTAATCGGTTTACCCGCCCTGTTCACAACTTTCAGCATCGATGCTGCCGCGCGTGCGCGTGATTTACCGATCGCTATCGGCTTGACATTGGTACTGTTGCTGATGTCAAGATTTCCGGCCGCGATACCACGCCACCTGACGCGTGTTAAAGGCATTTTTCTGTTCGCGGCTTTTGTCATTTACCAGCTATATTTGTATTATCAAGCCGCCGCGGGATAA
- the murA gene encoding UDP-N-acetylglucosamine 1-carboxyvinyltransferase gives MNKLIIKGGVPLSGEVRVSGSKNAVLPILAGTLLADSPVIVRNVPHLHDVTTTMELLGRMGVSLTIGEKMSIEIDPATLENTFAPYELVKTMRASILVLGPLLARFGRAEVSLPGGCAIGARPVDMHLGGLEAMGADILVEQGYIKARCDRLKGARIVMDQVTVTGTENLMMAASLADGTTVIENAAREPEVVDLADFINAMGGQIEDAGTDMIKIQGVEKLRGCDYTVLPDRIETGTYLVAAAITGGKVLVKHTDPRLLDSVLAKLEEAGASIDSGDNWIELDMVGRKPHSVNIRTAPYPGFPTDMQAQFCALNAIAEGTGSVTETVFENRFMHIQEFMRLGANIHIEGNTAIIRGVEGLNGAQVMATDLRASASLILAGLVANGETVVDRIYHIDRGYDHIEEKLAGLGAKIQRVPS, from the coding sequence ATGAACAAGTTAATCATTAAAGGCGGAGTCCCCCTGTCGGGGGAAGTACGGGTTTCCGGCTCCAAGAATGCGGTTTTACCGATTCTTGCCGGTACTCTGCTTGCAGACAGCCCGGTTATTGTTCGCAACGTGCCGCATTTGCACGATGTCACGACGACGATGGAATTACTGGGCCGCATGGGGGTCTCGCTCACCATCGGTGAGAAAATGAGTATCGAGATCGACCCCGCGACGCTGGAAAATACCTTTGCTCCATATGAACTGGTCAAGACCATGCGCGCCTCGATCCTGGTATTGGGCCCCCTGTTAGCCCGGTTTGGACGTGCTGAGGTATCGCTTCCGGGAGGTTGTGCAATCGGTGCGAGACCGGTTGACATGCATCTCGGTGGCCTCGAGGCAATGGGTGCAGACATCCTGGTCGAGCAAGGTTATATCAAGGCGCGTTGTGACCGGTTGAAAGGCGCGCGTATCGTCATGGACCAGGTGACCGTAACCGGCACTGAAAATCTGATGATGGCGGCCAGTCTCGCCGATGGAACCACGGTCATCGAAAACGCAGCGCGCGAACCGGAAGTCGTTGACCTGGCCGATTTTATTAACGCAATGGGCGGCCAAATCGAGGATGCCGGAACCGACATGATCAAGATTCAAGGCGTCGAGAAATTGCGCGGCTGTGATTACACCGTATTGCCCGATCGTATCGAAACCGGCACTTACCTGGTGGCGGCAGCGATTACCGGGGGTAAGGTCCTGGTCAAGCATACCGATCCGAGACTGCTCGATTCGGTGCTGGCCAAGCTTGAGGAAGCGGGTGCGTCAATCGATAGCGGTGACAACTGGATCGAGCTCGATATGGTCGGCCGCAAGCCGCATTCGGTAAATATCCGAACCGCACCCTATCCCGGATTTCCGACGGATATGCAGGCGCAATTTTGTGCGCTCAACGCGATCGCCGAGGGTACCGGTTCGGTCACCGAGACCGTGTTCGAAAATCGATTCATGCATATCCAGGAATTCATGCGGCTGGGTGCGAATATCCACATTGAAGGTAATACCGCAATTATCAGGGGCGTCGAGGGACTCAATGGGGCACAGGTAATGGCAACCGATCTGCGCGCCTCGGCCAGCCTGATACTGGCGGGCCTGGTTGCAAACGGGGAGACCGTGGTAGACCGTATTTACCATATCGATCGGGGCTACGATCACATCGAAGAAAAACTCGCTGGCCTGGGTGCGAAAATCCAGCGCGTTCCCAGTTAA
- the hisD gene encoding histidinol dehydrogenase, whose amino-acid sequence MDIKRLDSLDDNFRAELDQLLAWDSASDEAVFKTVREILKSVKNQGDSAVLDFSLRYDGLKAKNLAELEMPLNRLRQAYDEIEYKDREALEQAAARIRAYAEHQKLESWEYTETDGTLLGQQVTPLDRVGLYVPGGKAAYPSSVLMNAIPAVVAGVQELIMVVPTPRGVVNELVLAAAHVAGVTRVFTIGGAQAVAALAYGTETLPAVDKIVGPGNIYVATAKRMVFGTVGIDMVAGPSEILVICDGKTDPDWIAMDLFSQAEHDEDAQAILLSPDGEFLDRVAASIERLIDEMPRKQIIDRSMSTRGALIKVCNLDDAAAVANHIAPEHLELSVDNAQQLAKSIRHAGAIFLGRYTAEALGDYCAGPNHVLPTSRTARFSSPLGVYDFQKRSSLIGCSAQGASELGKVASRLARGEGLEAHARSAENRIK is encoded by the coding sequence GTGGATATCAAGCGGCTCGACAGTCTTGACGACAATTTCAGAGCAGAACTCGATCAACTGCTGGCCTGGGATTCCGCGTCCGATGAAGCAGTTTTCAAAACCGTCAGAGAAATATTGAAATCGGTAAAAAACCAGGGCGATAGTGCGGTACTGGATTTTAGCCTGCGCTACGACGGGCTCAAGGCAAAAAACCTGGCCGAACTGGAAATGCCGCTGAATCGACTCCGGCAGGCTTATGATGAAATCGAATACAAGGATCGAGAGGCATTAGAGCAGGCCGCTGCAAGAATTCGCGCTTACGCGGAGCATCAGAAACTCGAGTCATGGGAATATACCGAGACCGACGGGACGCTGCTGGGTCAACAGGTTACCCCGCTGGATCGGGTCGGACTTTACGTGCCGGGTGGTAAAGCGGCTTATCCATCCTCGGTATTGATGAATGCTATTCCAGCGGTCGTGGCCGGGGTCCAGGAATTGATCATGGTCGTGCCGACACCGCGGGGCGTGGTCAACGAACTGGTATTGGCGGCAGCCCACGTTGCCGGCGTCACCCGGGTTTTCACGATCGGTGGAGCGCAGGCTGTAGCGGCGCTGGCCTACGGTACCGAGACGCTGCCGGCGGTGGATAAGATCGTGGGCCCCGGTAATATCTACGTCGCCACCGCCAAGCGCATGGTGTTTGGCACCGTCGGAATCGATATGGTCGCCGGTCCGTCGGAAATACTGGTAATCTGCGATGGCAAAACCGACCCGGACTGGATTGCGATGGACCTGTTTTCGCAAGCCGAGCACGATGAAGACGCACAGGCGATACTGCTCTCGCCCGACGGCGAATTTCTCGATCGGGTGGCGGCAAGTATCGAACGCCTGATCGATGAAATGCCGCGCAAACAGATCATCGACCGCTCGATGAGCACCCGTGGCGCCCTGATCAAGGTCTGTAACCTCGACGATGCCGCGGCCGTGGCCAACCATATTGCGCCCGAACACCTGGAACTCTCGGTCGATAATGCACAGCAATTGGCGAAATCGATTCGCCATGCCGGCGCGATTTTTCTCGGACGCTATACCGCTGAAGCACTGGGCGATTACTGCGCCGGCCCCAATCACGTGTTGCCGACTTCGCGTACCGCGCGTTTTTCTTCGCCGCTCGGGGTCTATGATTTCCAGAAGCGCTCGAGCCTGATCGGTTGTTCCGCGCAGGGCGCGTCCGAGCTCGGCAAGGTTGCCTCGAGGCTGGCACGCGGCGAGGGTCTGGAAGCCCACGCCCGCTCCGCGGAAAATCGCATAAAGTGA
- the hisG gene encoding ATP phosphoribosyltransferase: MPTGLTIALAKGRVLDESLPLLARAGIEPADDLSGSRKLVFATSHADIKLVLIRSADVPTYVQYGAADLGVAGKDVLAEHGGEGLYELVDLKIAPCRMMTAGFADKPMPRGRLKVATKYPRMTRQFFLEQGRQVELIKLYGSMELAPAVGLADIIVDLVDTGNTLKANGLTPLDHIMDISSRLIVNRASLKMKNQAVKKLVGKIEKAVK; encoded by the coding sequence ATGCCTACCGGGTTAACCATAGCACTCGCGAAGGGCAGGGTTCTCGATGAATCCCTGCCCCTGCTGGCGCGCGCAGGGATTGAGCCTGCCGATGACCTCAGTGGCAGCCGCAAGCTCGTGTTTGCCACCAGTCACGCGGATATCAAGCTGGTGCTGATCCGTTCCGCGGATGTGCCGACCTACGTTCAGTACGGTGCGGCCGATCTCGGTGTGGCTGGCAAAGATGTACTGGCGGAGCACGGTGGTGAAGGCCTGTACGAACTTGTCGATCTGAAAATTGCGCCCTGTAGGATGATGACCGCCGGGTTTGCCGACAAACCGATGCCGCGCGGCCGCCTCAAGGTTGCGACCAAGTACCCGCGAATGACACGCCAGTTTTTCCTGGAGCAGGGGCGTCAGGTTGAGTTGATCAAGCTTTATGGTTCGATGGAACTGGCGCCCGCGGTCGGACTTGCCGACATCATCGTCGATCTCGTGGATACCGGCAATACGCTGAAGGCGAACGGGCTGACACCACTCGACCACATTATGGATATCAGTTCACGCCTGATCGTGAATCGTGCTTCGCTGAAGATGAAGAATCAGGCGGTCAAGAAACTCGTGGGCAAAATCGAAAAAGCGGTGAAGTAG
- a CDS encoding cytochrome c3 family protein, whose protein sequence is MRTIYLLALLLGVISTWNAQAAEIEQFFMPGKLISGHEELESECTNCHVRLRDTTQKKLCLDCHDHKPIAEDILKKKGFHGKDKNARDLDCKACHSDHKGRDARVVWLDKDKFDHQFTDFKLDGKHKLVECNACHQQDEKYRDAKRTCYECHSEDDIHKGELGKKCKDCHVTSGWSRSEFDHDNTDFKLEFSHRRVACNACHINEQYKDTPKRCVDCHAIRDVHSNRFGQNCATCHQERTWDKSIFDHNRDTSYQLEGRHRRQACNDCHAIDYEVSKKFNKKPRDCYSCHRTDDVHNELNGKKCQDCHTVTGWQDAEFDHNANTDFALNGAHQNLVCEACHLVGARTKEIDTDCYSCHKQNDVHKDDQGNECDQCHNEKSWQQDVRFDHDLSSFPLIGQHAALGCEACHTSSVFAEADDACVDCHRPDDVHEQSLGEDCADCHNPNAWLIWHFDHDDTDFKLRHAHTEVHCHTCHNRPLDRFTRDNWRCIDCHRRDDVHNGNFGGACDRCHSEQGFSTINIQSFRNLGKQEPEKVRE, encoded by the coding sequence ACGTCAGATTGCGCGATACAACCCAAAAGAAGCTATGCCTTGATTGTCACGACCACAAGCCGATTGCCGAGGATATCCTTAAAAAAAAGGGATTTCATGGCAAGGACAAGAACGCAAGAGACCTGGACTGTAAAGCCTGCCACAGCGATCACAAGGGTCGCGATGCCAGGGTAGTCTGGCTGGACAAGGACAAGTTCGATCATCAATTCACTGATTTTAAGCTGGACGGCAAGCACAAGCTGGTGGAATGTAATGCCTGTCATCAGCAAGACGAGAAATACCGTGACGCCAAGCGAACCTGTTATGAATGCCACTCGGAAGATGATATTCACAAGGGCGAACTGGGCAAAAAATGTAAAGATTGTCACGTGACCAGTGGATGGTCCAGATCCGAGTTTGACCATGACAACACGGACTTCAAATTAGAATTCTCACATCGGCGTGTGGCTTGCAACGCTTGCCACATCAATGAGCAATACAAGGACACACCCAAGCGTTGTGTCGATTGCCATGCGATAAGAGACGTTCACAGCAACCGCTTCGGTCAAAACTGCGCAACCTGCCACCAGGAAAGAACCTGGGATAAATCGATTTTTGACCACAACCGGGACACCAGCTACCAACTCGAGGGAAGGCATCGCAGGCAGGCCTGTAACGACTGTCATGCCATCGACTACGAGGTTTCCAAAAAATTTAACAAAAAACCACGTGACTGTTACAGCTGCCATCGTACTGACGATGTTCATAACGAGTTAAATGGTAAAAAGTGCCAGGACTGTCATACCGTCACCGGATGGCAGGATGCAGAATTTGACCATAATGCAAACACCGATTTTGCGCTCAACGGCGCGCATCAAAACCTGGTTTGCGAGGCATGTCACCTGGTCGGTGCCAGGACCAAGGAAATTGATACCGACTGTTACAGCTGTCACAAGCAGAACGATGTTCACAAAGATGATCAGGGCAACGAGTGCGATCAATGCCACAATGAAAAGTCCTGGCAACAAGACGTTCGATTCGATCATGATCTAAGCAGTTTCCCCCTCATAGGACAACATGCCGCACTCGGCTGCGAGGCCTGCCATACGTCCTCCGTGTTTGCTGAGGCCGACGACGCTTGTGTTGACTGTCATCGCCCCGACGACGTGCACGAGCAAAGCCTGGGAGAGGATTGTGCCGATTGCCACAATCCCAATGCCTGGTTGATCTGGCACTTCGACCACGATGACACCGACTTCAAACTCAGGCATGCGCACACCGAAGTGCATTGCCATACCTGTCACAACAGACCTCTAGACCGGTTTACCAGGGATAATTGGCGCTGTATTGATTGTCATCGGCGTGACGATGTTCATAACGGAAACTTCGGTGGTGCATGCGACCGCTGCCACAGTGAGCAAGGCTTCAGCACAATCAATATTCAATCTTTTAGAAACCTCGGGAAGCAAGAACCAGAAAAGGTAAGAGAATGA
- a CDS encoding KpsF/GutQ family sugar-phosphate isomerase: MTKHAYIELGLAVLKTEADAVLSLADRLGQGFHDACELVLKCKGRIVVTGMGKSGHIANKIAATLASTGTPAFFMHPGEASHGDLGMITADDLVIALSNSGETSEITLLLPLLKRLGIPLVALTGNPTSTMARSANIHLDVSVTKEACPLGLAPTSSTTAALAMGDALAVAVLEARGFTEQDFALSHPGGHLGRRLLLRVSDIMHTGNAIPLVTAETTLKDTLLEMTAKGLGMAGVIDADSNKLVGIYTDGDLRRTFESMPDIATSRVQDFMTADCVTIEAERIASEALKIMHDKKINALMVVDDGMNVQGALNMHDLLRAGVV; this comes from the coding sequence ATGACAAAACATGCCTATATCGAGCTTGGCCTCGCCGTATTAAAAACCGAAGCAGATGCAGTTTTAAGCCTGGCCGATCGATTGGGCCAGGGTTTTCATGACGCTTGCGAACTGGTATTGAAATGCAAAGGTCGAATCGTTGTTACCGGCATGGGGAAATCCGGGCATATCGCCAACAAGATAGCGGCGACACTGGCAAGCACCGGAACGCCCGCTTTTTTCATGCACCCCGGTGAAGCCAGCCACGGCGACCTCGGCATGATAACCGCGGATGACCTGGTCATCGCACTATCCAACTCCGGTGAAACCAGTGAAATTACGTTGTTACTGCCCCTGCTGAAACGCCTCGGCATTCCGCTCGTCGCGCTAACCGGAAACCCGACTTCCACCATGGCCAGGAGTGCCAATATCCACCTCGATGTAAGCGTAACCAAGGAGGCATGCCCGCTGGGTCTGGCACCGACCTCAAGCACCACGGCAGCACTTGCGATGGGCGATGCACTCGCCGTGGCGGTGCTCGAAGCACGCGGATTCACTGAACAGGATTTTGCGCTGTCTCACCCCGGTGGTCACCTGGGCAGGCGCCTGCTGCTGCGCGTCAGCGACATCATGCATACCGGTAATGCGATTCCGCTGGTGACTGCCGAAACCACGCTCAAGGACACGTTACTGGAGATGACCGCCAAGGGCCTCGGCATGGCGGGTGTCATCGATGCCGACAGTAACAAGCTGGTGGGTATTTACACCGACGGCGACCTGCGTCGTACCTTTGAGAGCATGCCCGATATTGCTACCAGCAGGGTGCAGGATTTCATGACGGCAGACTGCGTAACGATCGAGGCCGAACGTATTGCCAGCGAGGCATTAAAGATTATGCACGACAAGAAAATCAACGCACTCATGGTCGTCGATGACGGGATGAACGTTCAGGGTGCATTAAACATGCATGATTTATTAAGAGCCGGTGTTGTATAG
- a CDS encoding TolC family protein, with product MIKLAIQLVGPLALIYASFALHAAEKLDLEQAIELALAHDPRIDEKQAFVRKARGLLQEAEGSEGFRYSVDSFLALSTGLDGGFYEGGDDSCSSNCAPRDDAYDFDDGLSLWAGLTFSIVKPLATFGRLENYQEAAQNNILIKQQDVTLQRDEVALQVVKAYYGYLTARDSRLLLEDTRKRLDGALELVDGWLEEGSGNASLSDKYALQAGLGLVDNFLAEAKGLEQIAMAGLKLLTGREEDVIELADRRLQPLPLPEQSLEQWIDLARENRVEFKQVAAGLSARRALVEATRADKKPIVFAGVAGSVAVAPERDTLDNPHIYDPFNHAALSPVLGMRWQWEQGAQPARVVQAQADLDALVHKASFARMGIPFQVSEQYYSMQAKHEAIGSMRASSRAARRWMIASYSDFEAGLEEADDIINALQVYVLAYAEYLRAVNDFNNLVSKLKSVSGVFQ from the coding sequence ATGATAAAATTAGCTATACAATTAGTCGGGCCTCTGGCCTTGATTTATGCCAGTTTCGCTCTGCACGCGGCGGAAAAGTTAGACCTGGAGCAAGCCATCGAGCTGGCGCTTGCCCACGATCCCCGTATCGATGAAAAGCAGGCCTTTGTGCGCAAGGCGCGGGGCTTACTGCAGGAAGCTGAGGGCTCCGAGGGTTTTCGCTACTCGGTAGACAGTTTCCTTGCACTGTCGACGGGCCTGGACGGCGGCTTTTATGAGGGCGGTGATGATTCCTGCAGTAGCAATTGTGCACCGCGCGATGATGCCTACGACTTCGATGACGGGCTGTCGCTCTGGGCTGGACTGACCTTCAGTATCGTCAAACCGCTGGCAACCTTCGGTCGCCTTGAGAACTACCAGGAGGCCGCGCAAAACAATATTCTGATCAAGCAGCAGGACGTTACCCTGCAGCGTGACGAAGTTGCCCTGCAGGTGGTCAAGGCTTATTACGGTTACCTGACAGCGCGCGATAGCCGTCTGCTGCTCGAGGATACCCGCAAGCGCCTCGACGGAGCGCTTGAACTGGTTGACGGATGGCTCGAAGAAGGTTCGGGCAATGCCAGCCTTTCGGACAAGTATGCACTTCAGGCCGGACTGGGCCTGGTTGATAATTTTCTCGCCGAGGCAAAAGGCCTGGAGCAGATCGCCATGGCGGGACTGAAGTTATTGACCGGCCGTGAAGAAGATGTGATTGAGCTTGCTGATCGACGTTTGCAGCCCCTGCCGCTACCCGAGCAGAGCCTGGAACAATGGATCGATCTGGCGCGTGAAAATCGAGTCGAGTTCAAGCAGGTTGCAGCGGGCCTTAGCGCGCGCCGCGCGCTGGTCGAGGCGACACGGGCGGATAAGAAGCCAATCGTATTTGCCGGAGTCGCCGGCTCGGTGGCGGTCGCGCCGGAACGTGATACGCTGGATAACCCTCATATTTATGATCCGTTTAATCATGCAGCCCTGTCGCCAGTACTTGGCATGCGTTGGCAGTGGGAGCAGGGCGCACAGCCCGCCCGTGTGGTGCAGGCGCAGGCGGACCTCGATGCACTGGTGCATAAAGCGTCGTTTGCGCGCATGGGGATCCCGTTCCAGGTCAGCGAGCAGTATTACTCGATGCAGGCCAAGCATGAAGCGATCGGTTCGATGCGCGCAAGCTCCAGGGCAGCACGCCGCTGGATGATAGCCTCGTATTCCGATTTCGAGGCGGGTCTCGAGGAAGCCGATGATATTATTAACGCGTTACAGGTATACGTGCTCGCTTATGCAGAGTATTTGCGAGCGGTGAATGATTTCAATAATCTTGTGTCTAAACTCAAAAGCGTTAGTGGGGTATTCCAGTGA
- the fabA gene encoding 3-hydroxyacyl-[acyl-carrier-protein] dehydratase FabA yields the protein MSRSLTDRHSFSYEELIECGKGGLFGPGNALLPLPPMLMFDRIININDTGGKFEKGEIIAELDVNPDLWFFKCHFETDPVMPGCLGLDAMWQLIGFFLGWKGGPGHGRALGAGEVKYFGQVLPASKLVTYRIDMKRVIMRKLVMGIGDASMEVDNREIYSARDLRVGLFTSTDEF from the coding sequence ATGTCCAGATCTTTAACCGATCGACATAGCTTTAGCTATGAAGAACTCATCGAATGTGGAAAAGGTGGTTTATTCGGTCCCGGTAACGCCCTGCTGCCCTTGCCACCGATGCTGATGTTCGACCGTATCATCAATATCAACGATACCGGCGGCAAGTTTGAAAAAGGTGAAATCATTGCCGAGCTGGACGTCAATCCGGATCTCTGGTTCTTCAAGTGTCATTTTGAGACCGACCCGGTAATGCCGGGCTGCCTGGGGCTTGATGCAATGTGGCAATTGATCGGTTTTTTCCTGGGCTGGAAAGGGGGTCCGGGGCACGGGCGTGCCCTTGGCGCGGGCGAGGTCAAGTATTTCGGGCAGGTGCTGCCGGCCTCGAAACTGGTCACTTACCGGATCGATATGAAACGCGTCATCATGCGTAAGCTGGTCATGGGCATCGGCGACGCGTCGATGGAAGTCGATAACAGGGAAATCTACAGCGCTAGAGATTTACGTGTCGGCCTATTCACCTCTACCGACGAATTCTAA